In Anopheles gambiae chromosome 2, idAnoGambNW_F1_1, whole genome shotgun sequence, a single window of DNA contains:
- the LOC1277253 gene encoding protein phosphatase 1 regulatory subunit 12A isoform X8, with the protein MSLDNRNTSAQYKRAEQLKRWEESEMNKKLSGAPKSPSSRRIKFSSGCIFLAACVAGDKEEVEWLLKNGADIDTANVDGLTALHQACIDDNLDMVEFLVQKGADVNRKDNEGWTPLHATASCGFLSIARYLIENGADLASINSDGELAVDLANSDAMEDLIQHHLDEQGIDCEEARQAEERIMLSDATKWLRTDSPDCDKAHPKTGATAIHVAAAKGYIGVLKLLLEGRGDIDRQDVDGWTPLHAAAYWGQKEATQMLLNASADIDVQNYSGQLAIDIAQDDIVPLLKDARKNGKRTKRRPPSHGNRITDNFENSTETPTKVIRVEVKPIDSNKEKEAGGSVAVDYGDDDDGGENVAEALPESPQVAGDQEEEEAADEKDEEEDEETMDDTVDEALEEEEEVEEEEVEEEEEEEEEDAEEEEEQQEHVSAQASRPGEDVTDSSIGSVPYQQVLPSPAQINQTKGAESEEEEEEEEEENGSVSSEPYSSSNPSADSSMTESETVSEKENKPTEPDVILRRTQSFESDEKKTTSNLVLGSTTTSPSSATGPASGATTNLVPPAATGTGAANNTTGSTTGSSGAVSPPTSPSGTPTTTPTAGQIRSSIPTPITLNSHKNTTMSNNTDNSSSTTTTTPFGDRYRKRYEDQPETVRKPSATNSTVANDHTSSTTTSAPEAADHTAHETTLTPATGPETNKNHSLFELNRKYIEQAQKTKINNERNKFLSSLNEKRQQQLQEQQQQQEQQQQRRQQPAEQPRGGGRYDGRPGKPEASQEEASFEEPAAVKLIMPSYTAAPAPTAVLEQQPPAGTTPVTTSPSSNKLSPGNIFKNFFKSFVPPTRDEESETQRKAHAKRVRETRRSTQGVTLDEIKSAEQLVKKKNATGTGNENDTMAPATATATTTTTTTPSSPSSLSSTASPSFTNDRVPAVGSTGDQQQQQQGSNHVTEASAAHDATSGGVGGGSTKVEEIAVAASFTLAAPGSSLDDGGDGGGGGGGGGGHRRHRRSVAGMDEEEEDDSKVTVSYTISAPVRQSSPSPRAVASAVAVSNSKESADPLDGTGAGDVPAVTATFHVPAAASEPMVATSATIRTSSGAAGGVVSNSDSNTTTTTTTTNTSNNNNTSASSNTNHNTAATTYTKRSLFDIDNANSLTLAEKLRHEANKYAIAAVADGDLDSHLVARVPASNSGTTNSGGGGGGESNSTSTNAPADNSAASAGAAVPPSPTLRKAEPATTTTTGVTAERRPSWRLKVDGGSKFKLEDASTPNAATQSSSVASGGSVYEPSGPANQAPEHGLTTTKLTSSSALAQRRAHQQNGDSSSTATTGTTSSSVASSRPLSAPASGLAAGEQYNRVPGSAATAAGEQQTGAAATDPNSPLHHLRRPPKSAGEENKENDKENDSRSTAQATQAVIQRRRRQKRRSTGVVSVGMEDLDPDRQDSPVDGDEKETGSERGRSRVGSTASELDTANQPQDSTRENGGDCIDYKALYEQEKVDNDKLKMALRKKDEEVVTLKAALDRFTTATTKNNSLSELEKRERRAMERKMSEMEEELKLLQKYKTENERLRAENRALTRVVSKLTTSAQNQIHASKQ; encoded by the exons GCGTGCATCGATGACAATCTGGACATGGTGGAGTTTCTCGTACAGAAAGGTGCCGACGTCAACCGGAAGGACAACGAAGGCTGGACACCGTTGCATGCCACAGCATCATGCGG CTTTCTTAGTATAGCACGCTATCTGATAGAGAACGGTGCCGACCTGGCGTCGATCAACAGCGATGGCGAGCTGGCGGTCGATCTCGCCAACTCGGACGCGATGGAGGACCTGATCCAGCACCACCTGGACGAGCAGGGCATCGACTGCGAGGAGGCGCGCCAGGCGGAGGAGCGCATCATGCTGAGCGACGCGACCAAGTGGCTCCGCACGGACAGCCCGGACTGTGATAAGGCGCACCCGAAGACGGGCGCCACCGCGATACATGTCGCCGCCGCCAAGGGCTACATCGGcgtgctgaagctgctgctcgagGGCCGGGGCGACATCGACCGGCAGGACGTGGACGGCTGGACGCCGCTGCACGCGGCCGCCTACTGGGGCCAGAAGGAAGCCACACAGATGCTGCTGAACGCGAGCGCCGACATCGACGTGCAGAACTACAGCGGCCAGCTGGCGATCGACATTGCCCAGGACGATATCGTGCCTTTGCTGAAGGATGCCCGCAAGAACGGGAAGCGCACGAAGCGCAGACCACCTAGTCACGGAAATAG GATTACGGACAACTTCGAAAATAGTACGGAAACGCCGACCAAGGTGATTCGGGTCGAGGTGAAACCGATTGACAGCAATAAGGAGAAGGAAG CTGGTGGATCCGTCGCCGTCGActacggcgacgacgacgatggcggGGAAAATGTTGCCGAAGCGCTTCCGGAATCCCCGCAAGTTGCAGGAgaccaagaagaagaagaagcagcagatGAAAAAGATGAAGAGGAGGATGAGGAGACGATGGATGATACGGTAGACGAGGCGctggaagaggaagaggaggtagaggaggaggaagtggaagaggaagaggaagaagaggaggaagacgcagaggaagaagaggagcAACAAGAGCACGTCAGTGCGCAAGCGAGCCGTCCAGGCGAGGACGTAACCGATTCGTCCATCGGTAGCGTGCCGTACCAGCAAGTTCTTCCTTCACCCGCACAAATCAACCAAACAAAGGGTGCCGAAAgcgaggaagaggaagaggaggaagaagaggaaaatgGCAGCGTATCGTCGGAACCGTACTCCTCCTCGAATCCGTCCGCCGATAGTAGTATGACCGAGTCCGAAACAG TTtcggaaaaggaaaataaaccaACCGAACCGGATGTGATACTGAGGAGAACCCAGAGCTTCGAGAGTGACGAAAA gaaAACAACAAGCAATTTGGTCCTGGGAAGCACGACCACATCACCGTCATCGGCGACCGGACCGGCGTCCGGCGCAACCACCAACCTCGTGCCTCCAGCAGCAACCGGTACGGGTGCAGCGAACAACACAACGGGCAGCACCACGGGCAGCTCCGGTGCCGTCTCGCCACCGACCAGTCCGTCCGGAACGCCGACGACAACGCCCACTGCCGGACAGATCAGAAG CTCCATACCCACACCAATCACCCTCAACAGCCACAAGAATACCACCATGAGCAACAACACTGATAACagtagcagcaccaccaccaccacaccgttCGGTGATCGCTACCGGAAGCGGTACGAGGATCAACCGGAGACGGTGCGCAAACCCTCGGCAACGAATAGCACGGTTGCGAATGATCATACCTCATCCACCACCACATCCGCTCCCGAGGCGGCCGATCACACGGCGCACGAGACCACGCTCACACCGGCCACCGGGCCCGAAACGAACAAGAACCACAGCCTGTTCGAACTCAACCGCAAATACATTGAGCAGGCGCAGAAGACGAAGATCAATAATGAGCGCAATAAATTTCTCTCCTCACTCAACGAGAAGAGACAACAGCAGCttcaggagcagcagcagcagcaggagcaacagcagcaacgacgtCAGCAACCAGCCGAACAGCCGAGGGGTGGTGGACGGTACGATGGCAGACCAGGCAAGCCGGAAGCGTCACAAGAGGAGGCGTCGTTCGAGGAACCGGCGGCAGTGAAGTTAATCATGCCATCGTACACCGCAGCTCCGGCTCCAACAGCGGTGCTGGAACAGCAGCCACCCGCGGGAACAACGCCGGTGACGACCAGCCCCTCGTCGAACAAGCTGTCGCCtggaaatattttcaaaaacttTTTCAA ATCATTTGTACCACCGACGCGGGACGAAGAGAGCGAAACGCAACGCAAGGCCCATGCCAAGCGCGTCCGGGAGACGCGCCGCTCGACCCAGGGCGTCACGCTGGACGAGATCAAGAGTGCCGAGCAGCTGGTCAAGAAGAAGAACGCTACCGGAACGGGCAACGAA AACGACACAATGGCACCCGCGACTGcgacagcaacgacaacaaccaCGACAacgccatcatcaccatcctcATTATCATCCACTGCATCACCCTCATTTACCAACGATCGTGTGCCGGCGGTCGGCAGCACTggcgaccagcagcagcagcagcaaggcaGCAATCACGTAACGGAAGCATCCGCAGCACATGATGCGACCAGCGGCGGCGTTGGTGGTGGGTCGACGAAGGTGGAAGAAATCGCCGTGGCGGCTAGTTTCACGCTAGCCGCACCGGGATCGTCACTCGATGACGGTGGCGACGGTGGCggaggtggtggaggaggaggaggccaCCGAAGGCACCGTCGCAGTGTGGCCGGcatggacgaggaggaggaggatgacaGCAAGGTGACGGTGTCGTATACGATCAGTGCCCCGGTACGGCAGAGCTCGCCCAGCCCGAGGGCGGTGGCGTCGGCGGTGGCAGTGAGCAACTCCAAAGAAAGTGCCGATCCACTGGATGGAACCGGCGCTGGCGATGTTCCTGCCGTAACGGCAACGTTCCacgtgccagcagccgcgagCGAGCCGATGGTGGCGACCTCGGCCACCATCCGAACGTCGTCCGGCGCAGCGGGTGGTGTCGTGAGTAATAGTGATAGtaataccaccaccaccaccaccaccaccaacacctccaacaacaacaacaccagtgCATCCTCTAATACCAACCACAACACAGCCGCCACCACCTACACTAAACGTTCACTGTTCGATATCGATAACGCGAACTCACTAACACTGGCCGAGAAGCTGCGCCACGAGGCGAACAAGTACGCGATCGCGGCCGTGGCGGACGGCGACCTGGACAGCCACCTGGTGGCCCGGGTCCCCGCCAGCAACAGTGGCACTACTAAcagtggtggcggcggcggcggcgaaagcaacagcaccagcacgaACGCACCTGCGGACAATAGTGCAGCGAGTGCTGGTGCCGCCGTGCCGCCATCGCCAACACTGCGGAAGGCGGAACCGGCCACAACGACCACCACCGGTGTCACGGCCGAACGAAGGCCCTCGTGGCGGTTGAAGGTGGACGGTGGCAGCAAG TTCAAACTGGAAGATGCGTCCACACCGAATGCCGCCACACAGTCATCGTCGGTAGCGAGCGGCGGTTCCGTGTACGAACCGTCCGGCCCGGCTAATCAGGCACCAGAGCACGGTTTGACTACTACTAAGCTCACCTCCTCGTCGGCCCTGGCCCAACGAAGGGCGCATCAGCAGAATGGTGACAGCAGCAGTACCGCCACCACCGGGACGACCTCCTCCAGTGTTGCCAGCTCGCGGCCCCTATCGGCACCGGCGTCCGGGCTTGCCGCCGGCGAGCAGTACAACCGTGTGCCGGGCAGCGCCGCCACTGCGGCCGGTGAGCAGCAGACCGGTGCTGCCGCCACGGACCCCAACAGTCCGCTGCACCATCTCCGGCGGCCACCGAAGTCGGCGGGCGAAGAGAACAAGGAGAACGACAAGGAGAACGATAGCCGCAGCACGGCCCAAGCCACGCAGGCGGTCATACAGCGGCGCCGGCGTCAGAAGCGTCGTTCGACCGGCGTCGTTTCCGTCGGCATGGAG GATCTTGATCCCGATCGGCAAGATTCTCCGGTCGATGGTGATGAAAAAGAG ACTGGCTCGGAACGGGGTCGCTCGCGCGTCGGTTCGACGGCCTCCGAGCTGGACACGGCAAACCagccgcaggactccacacgaGAAAATGGCGGAGACTGCATCGATTACAAAGCTCTCTATGAACAGGAAAA GGTCGATAATGATAAGCTTAAGATGGCTCTACGGAAGAAAGATGAGGAGGTGGTAACGCTAAAGGCCGCGCTTGATCGATTTACTACAGCG accACCAAAAACAACTCACTGTCGGAGCTGGAGAAACGCGAACGGCGCGCCATGGAGCGGAAGATGTCCGAGATGGAGGAAGAGTTGAAG CTGTTACAAAAGTATAAAACCGAAAACGAGCGACTGCGGGCAGAAAACCGTGCCCTAACGCGCGTCGT
- the LOC1277253 gene encoding protein phosphatase 1 regulatory subunit 12A isoform X7 yields the protein MSLDNRNTSAQYKRAEQLKRWEESEMNKKLSGAPKSPSSRRIKFSSGCIFLAACVAGDKEEVEWLLKNGADIDTANVDGLTALHQACIDDNLDMVEFLVQKGADVNRKDNEGWTPLHATASCGFLSIARYLIENGADLASINSDGELAVDLANSDAMEDLIQHHLDEQGIDCEEARQAEERIMLSDATKWLRTDSPDCDKAHPKTGATAIHVAAAKGYIGVLKLLLEGRGDIDRQDVDGWTPLHAAAYWGQKEATQMLLNASADIDVQNYSGQLAIDIAQDDIVPLLKDARKNGKRTKRRPPSHGNRITDNFENSTETPTKVIRVEVKPIDSNKEKEDELLPRPVPIISRPTPVPLTTQIVAPKPRVTEPPVPSNNAAPAIANNPAAPPTAPWRRARAVPTPVPRHFYEEAQQPPADDVVDYANLVFTSKRNLVSEKENKPTEPDVILRRTQSFESDEKFYQRYAELRARIQANSCPHTILPSTPINTKTSTASNNNNNSSNNNNNNNSTTTTTTATTPASNISSYLVQRSASLKDHRTLRKTTSNLVLGSTTTSPSSATGPASGATTNLVPPAATGTGAANNTTGSTTGSSGAVSPPTSPSGTPTTTPTAGQIRSSIPTPITLNSHKNTTMSNNTDNSSSTTTTTPFGDRYRKRYEDQPETVRKPSATNSTVANDHTSSTTTSAPEAADHTAHETTLTPATGPETNKNHSLFELNRKYIEQAQKTKINNERNKFLSSLNEKRQQQLQEQQQQQEQQQQRRQQPAEQPRGGGRYDGRPGKPEASQEEASFEEPAAVKLIMPSYTAAPAPTAVLEQQPPAGTTPVTTSPSSNKLSPGNIFKNFFKSFVPPTRDEESETQRKAHAKRVRETRRSTQGVTLDEIKSAEQLVKKKNATGTGNENDTMAPATATATTTTTTTPSSPSSLSSTASPSFTNDRVPAVGSTGDQQQQQQGSNHVTEASAAHDATSGGVGGGSTKVEEIAVAASFTLAAPGSSLDDGGDGGGGGGGGGGHRRHRRSVAGMDEEEEDDSKVTVSYTISAPVRQSSPSPRAVASAVAVSNSKESADPLDGTGAGDVPAVTATFHVPAAASEPMVATSATIRTSSGAAGGVVSNSDSNTTTTTTTTNTSNNNNTSASSNTNHNTAATTYTKRSLFDIDNANSLTLAEKLRHEANKYAIAAVADGDLDSHLVARVPASNSGTTNSGGGGGGESNSTSTNAPADNSAASAGAAVPPSPTLRKAEPATTTTTGVTAERRPSWRLKVDGGSKFKLEDASTPNAATQSSSVASGGSVYEPSGPANQAPEHGLTTTKLTSSSALAQRRAHQQNGDSSSTATTGTTSSSVASSRPLSAPASGLAAGEQYNRVPGSAATAAGEQQTGAAATDPNSPLHHLRRPPKSAGEENKENDKENDSRSTAQATQAVIQRRRRQKRRSTGVVSVGMEDLDPDRQDSPVDGDEKETGSERGRSRVGSTASELDTANQPQDSTRENGGDCIDYKALYEQEKVDNDKLKMALRKKDEEVVTLKAALDRFTTATTKNNSLSELEKRERRAMERKMSEMEEELKLLQKYKTENERLRAENRALTRVVSKLTTSAQNQIHASKQ from the exons GCGTGCATCGATGACAATCTGGACATGGTGGAGTTTCTCGTACAGAAAGGTGCCGACGTCAACCGGAAGGACAACGAAGGCTGGACACCGTTGCATGCCACAGCATCATGCGG CTTTCTTAGTATAGCACGCTATCTGATAGAGAACGGTGCCGACCTGGCGTCGATCAACAGCGATGGCGAGCTGGCGGTCGATCTCGCCAACTCGGACGCGATGGAGGACCTGATCCAGCACCACCTGGACGAGCAGGGCATCGACTGCGAGGAGGCGCGCCAGGCGGAGGAGCGCATCATGCTGAGCGACGCGACCAAGTGGCTCCGCACGGACAGCCCGGACTGTGATAAGGCGCACCCGAAGACGGGCGCCACCGCGATACATGTCGCCGCCGCCAAGGGCTACATCGGcgtgctgaagctgctgctcgagGGCCGGGGCGACATCGACCGGCAGGACGTGGACGGCTGGACGCCGCTGCACGCGGCCGCCTACTGGGGCCAGAAGGAAGCCACACAGATGCTGCTGAACGCGAGCGCCGACATCGACGTGCAGAACTACAGCGGCCAGCTGGCGATCGACATTGCCCAGGACGATATCGTGCCTTTGCTGAAGGATGCCCGCAAGAACGGGAAGCGCACGAAGCGCAGACCACCTAGTCACGGAAATAG GATTACGGACAACTTCGAAAATAGTACGGAAACGCCGACCAAGGTGATTCGGGTCGAGGTGAAACCGATTGACAGCAATAAGGAGAAGGAAG ACGAACTGTTGCCACGGCCCGTTCCAATCATCTCGCGACCGACGCCGGTTCCACTGACCACACAAATTGTAGCGCCGAAGCCACGTGTAACGGAGCCGCCGGTACCGTCGAACAATGCCGCTCCAGCGATCGCTAACAATCCAGCGGCTCCACCAACGGCACCGTGGCGCCGTGCGCGTGCCGTACCGACGCCTGTGCCGCGCCACTTCTACGAGGAAGCACAGCAACCGCCGGCCGATGATGTCGTCGACTACGCTAACCTCGTTTTCACGTCCAAGCGCAACC TAGTTtcggaaaaggaaaataaaccaACCGAACCGGATGTGATACTGAGGAGAACCCAGAGCTTCGAGAGTGACGAAAA GTTCTACCAGCGGTATGCCGAGCTGCGAGCACGAATACAGGCTAACTCATGCCCCCACACGATCCTACCATCGACGCCTATTAACACTAAAACCAGTACCGcctcgaacaacaacaacaacagcagcaacaacaacaacaataacaatagtactaccactaccactacggCGACGACGCCTGCATCGAACATTTCGTCGTATCTGGTGCAGCGGTCCGCCTCACTGAAGGATCATCGGACACTAAG gaaAACAACAAGCAATTTGGTCCTGGGAAGCACGACCACATCACCGTCATCGGCGACCGGACCGGCGTCCGGCGCAACCACCAACCTCGTGCCTCCAGCAGCAACCGGTACGGGTGCAGCGAACAACACAACGGGCAGCACCACGGGCAGCTCCGGTGCCGTCTCGCCACCGACCAGTCCGTCCGGAACGCCGACGACAACGCCCACTGCCGGACAGATCAGAAG CTCCATACCCACACCAATCACCCTCAACAGCCACAAGAATACCACCATGAGCAACAACACTGATAACagtagcagcaccaccaccaccacaccgttCGGTGATCGCTACCGGAAGCGGTACGAGGATCAACCGGAGACGGTGCGCAAACCCTCGGCAACGAATAGCACGGTTGCGAATGATCATACCTCATCCACCACCACATCCGCTCCCGAGGCGGCCGATCACACGGCGCACGAGACCACGCTCACACCGGCCACCGGGCCCGAAACGAACAAGAACCACAGCCTGTTCGAACTCAACCGCAAATACATTGAGCAGGCGCAGAAGACGAAGATCAATAATGAGCGCAATAAATTTCTCTCCTCACTCAACGAGAAGAGACAACAGCAGCttcaggagcagcagcagcagcaggagcaacagcagcaacgacgtCAGCAACCAGCCGAACAGCCGAGGGGTGGTGGACGGTACGATGGCAGACCAGGCAAGCCGGAAGCGTCACAAGAGGAGGCGTCGTTCGAGGAACCGGCGGCAGTGAAGTTAATCATGCCATCGTACACCGCAGCTCCGGCTCCAACAGCGGTGCTGGAACAGCAGCCACCCGCGGGAACAACGCCGGTGACGACCAGCCCCTCGTCGAACAAGCTGTCGCCtggaaatattttcaaaaacttTTTCAA ATCATTTGTACCACCGACGCGGGACGAAGAGAGCGAAACGCAACGCAAGGCCCATGCCAAGCGCGTCCGGGAGACGCGCCGCTCGACCCAGGGCGTCACGCTGGACGAGATCAAGAGTGCCGAGCAGCTGGTCAAGAAGAAGAACGCTACCGGAACGGGCAACGAA AACGACACAATGGCACCCGCGACTGcgacagcaacgacaacaaccaCGACAacgccatcatcaccatcctcATTATCATCCACTGCATCACCCTCATTTACCAACGATCGTGTGCCGGCGGTCGGCAGCACTggcgaccagcagcagcagcagcaaggcaGCAATCACGTAACGGAAGCATCCGCAGCACATGATGCGACCAGCGGCGGCGTTGGTGGTGGGTCGACGAAGGTGGAAGAAATCGCCGTGGCGGCTAGTTTCACGCTAGCCGCACCGGGATCGTCACTCGATGACGGTGGCGACGGTGGCggaggtggtggaggaggaggaggccaCCGAAGGCACCGTCGCAGTGTGGCCGGcatggacgaggaggaggaggatgacaGCAAGGTGACGGTGTCGTATACGATCAGTGCCCCGGTACGGCAGAGCTCGCCCAGCCCGAGGGCGGTGGCGTCGGCGGTGGCAGTGAGCAACTCCAAAGAAAGTGCCGATCCACTGGATGGAACCGGCGCTGGCGATGTTCCTGCCGTAACGGCAACGTTCCacgtgccagcagccgcgagCGAGCCGATGGTGGCGACCTCGGCCACCATCCGAACGTCGTCCGGCGCAGCGGGTGGTGTCGTGAGTAATAGTGATAGtaataccaccaccaccaccaccaccaccaacacctccaacaacaacaacaccagtgCATCCTCTAATACCAACCACAACACAGCCGCCACCACCTACACTAAACGTTCACTGTTCGATATCGATAACGCGAACTCACTAACACTGGCCGAGAAGCTGCGCCACGAGGCGAACAAGTACGCGATCGCGGCCGTGGCGGACGGCGACCTGGACAGCCACCTGGTGGCCCGGGTCCCCGCCAGCAACAGTGGCACTACTAAcagtggtggcggcggcggcggcgaaagcaacagcaccagcacgaACGCACCTGCGGACAATAGTGCAGCGAGTGCTGGTGCCGCCGTGCCGCCATCGCCAACACTGCGGAAGGCGGAACCGGCCACAACGACCACCACCGGTGTCACGGCCGAACGAAGGCCCTCGTGGCGGTTGAAGGTGGACGGTGGCAGCAAG TTCAAACTGGAAGATGCGTCCACACCGAATGCCGCCACACAGTCATCGTCGGTAGCGAGCGGCGGTTCCGTGTACGAACCGTCCGGCCCGGCTAATCAGGCACCAGAGCACGGTTTGACTACTACTAAGCTCACCTCCTCGTCGGCCCTGGCCCAACGAAGGGCGCATCAGCAGAATGGTGACAGCAGCAGTACCGCCACCACCGGGACGACCTCCTCCAGTGTTGCCAGCTCGCGGCCCCTATCGGCACCGGCGTCCGGGCTTGCCGCCGGCGAGCAGTACAACCGTGTGCCGGGCAGCGCCGCCACTGCGGCCGGTGAGCAGCAGACCGGTGCTGCCGCCACGGACCCCAACAGTCCGCTGCACCATCTCCGGCGGCCACCGAAGTCGGCGGGCGAAGAGAACAAGGAGAACGACAAGGAGAACGATAGCCGCAGCACGGCCCAAGCCACGCAGGCGGTCATACAGCGGCGCCGGCGTCAGAAGCGTCGTTCGACCGGCGTCGTTTCCGTCGGCATGGAG GATCTTGATCCCGATCGGCAAGATTCTCCGGTCGATGGTGATGAAAAAGAG ACTGGCTCGGAACGGGGTCGCTCGCGCGTCGGTTCGACGGCCTCCGAGCTGGACACGGCAAACCagccgcaggactccacacgaGAAAATGGCGGAGACTGCATCGATTACAAAGCTCTCTATGAACAGGAAAA GGTCGATAATGATAAGCTTAAGATGGCTCTACGGAAGAAAGATGAGGAGGTGGTAACGCTAAAGGCCGCGCTTGATCGATTTACTACAGCG accACCAAAAACAACTCACTGTCGGAGCTGGAGAAACGCGAACGGCGCGCCATGGAGCGGAAGATGTCCGAGATGGAGGAAGAGTTGAAG CTGTTACAAAAGTATAAAACCGAAAACGAGCGACTGCGGGCAGAAAACCGTGCCCTAACGCGCGTCGT